In Flavobacterium sp. CS20, a single window of DNA contains:
- a CDS encoding HD domain-containing protein, whose product MKKQNKLKIINDPIYGFITIPSELIFDLIEHPYFQRLRRISQMGLSHLVYPGAQHTRFQHALGCLYLMQKAIQTLKFKGIKITKDEEEATLIAILLHDIGHSPFSHALENSLIEGLSHENLSLEFMETLNQDFNGKLDLAIKIFKGNYDKEFLTQLVAGQLDIDRLDYLKRDSFYTGVAEGNINSDRLITMINVRDNQLMIEEKGIYSVEKFLLARRLMYWQVYLHKTSLGAELILIKILQRAKELIQKGNELQSNSSLSYFLNHNILYDNFSLEILERFAQLDDYDIMTAIKQWQNHSDRILSKLCQMLINRKLFKVKLKNKAFKAKKIENIKHNIQKQFNITSEEAKYFFFEGKTSNQAYNYDYQQIMILFKNEKIKEVSQVSDQLNLKTLAQPVVKYYICYPKGLQ is encoded by the coding sequence TTGAAAAAACAAAACAAACTCAAGATTATAAACGACCCAATATATGGTTTTATTACCATTCCAAGCGAACTCATCTTTGATTTAATTGAACATCCTTATTTTCAGAGACTTAGGCGAATTTCGCAAATGGGTTTGTCGCATTTGGTTTATCCTGGTGCACAACACACGCGTTTTCAGCACGCTTTGGGTTGTTTGTATTTAATGCAAAAGGCTATTCAAACCTTAAAATTTAAAGGTATTAAAATTACCAAAGACGAAGAAGAAGCTACACTCATAGCTATTTTGCTTCACGATATTGGTCACAGTCCTTTTTCACACGCTTTAGAAAATAGTTTGATTGAAGGTTTGAGCCATGAAAATTTATCTTTAGAATTTATGGAAACGCTCAATCAAGATTTTAATGGCAAACTTGATTTAGCTATTAAAATTTTTAAAGGTAATTATGATAAAGAATTTTTAACCCAACTTGTTGCAGGTCAATTAGATATTGACCGGTTGGATTATTTAAAACGCGATAGTTTTTACACTGGCGTGGCTGAAGGCAATATCAATTCTGATAGATTAATCACAATGATTAATGTGAGAGACAATCAATTGATGATTGAAGAAAAAGGCATTTATTCAGTAGAAAAATTTTTATTAGCGAGACGTTTGATGTATTGGCAAGTCTATTTGCACAAAACCAGCCTTGGTGCAGAATTGATTTTGATAAAAATACTTCAAAGAGCTAAAGAATTAATTCAAAAAGGCAATGAATTGCAATCCAACTCAAGTCTGTCTTACTTTTTAAATCACAACATTTTGTATGACAATTTTAGCCTTGAAATTTTAGAACGTTTCGCTCAACTTGATGATTATGATATTATGACTGCCATAAAACAATGGCAAAACCATTCAGATCGAATTTTGAGTAAACTATGCCAAATGCTTATCAACAGAAAATTGTTTAAAGTCAAGTTGAAAAACAAAGCTTTTAAAGCCAAAAAAATAGAAAATATAAAACACAATATTCAAAAACAATTTAACATCACTTCAGAAGAAGCTAAATATTTTTTCTTTGAAGGCAAGACGTCAAATCAAGCGTATAACTATGATTATCAGCAGATTATGATTTTGTTTAAAAATGAAAAAATCAAAGAAGTCTCTCAAGTTTCGGATCAATTGAATTTAAAAACCTTAGCTCAACCTGTGGTTAAGTATTATATCTGCTATCCTAAAGGACTGCAATAG
- a CDS encoding response regulator, which yields MTKIKILWVDDEIDLLKPHIMFLTKKDYEVTTCQSGVEAIETIDNERFDIVFLDENMPGLSGIDTLAEIKAKQNNLPVVMITKSEEEYIMEEAIGSKIADYLIKPVNPNQILLSLKKNLDHSRLVSERTTSHYQQAFRKLSMDLSQVNSHQEWVELYKQLLYWEMELDHLDDSSMTEILESQKQEANSAFFKFITKNYESWFDRNTDEAPTLSHQLFKTKVVPELKDEQPILMVVVDNLRYDQLKAIEPIINNHFKKEKEDAFFSILPSATQYARNAIFSGLMPLDMQKLYPNLWLNDTDEGGKNMHEAEFLDNQLKRLGLHISHSYHKITSLEKGRTLADNFGQYKNQDLTVVVYNFVDMLSHAKTEMQVVKELASNDKSYRSLTTSWFKNSPLLDIIIKAQRLGFKLILTTDHGTINVKNPTKIIGDKNTSTNLRYKTGKSLTYNEKDVYAVKNPSNIRLPSINMSSSYVFAKGDYFLAYPNNYNYYVKYYKNTFQHGGISLEEMIIPFAVFSPKG from the coding sequence ATGACTAAGATAAAAATACTTTGGGTGGATGATGAAATTGATTTGTTAAAACCACATATCATGTTTTTGACTAAAAAAGACTATGAGGTTACGACTTGTCAAAGTGGTGTGGAAGCCATAGAAACCATTGACAATGAACGTTTTGACATTGTGTTTTTAGATGAAAATATGCCCGGACTTTCAGGCATCGACACCTTAGCTGAAATCAAAGCTAAACAAAACAACTTGCCTGTGGTGATGATTACTAAAAGTGAAGAAGAGTATATCATGGAAGAAGCCATTGGTTCTAAAATTGCAGATTATTTGATTAAACCCGTCAATCCTAATCAAATTTTGTTGAGTTTAAAAAAGAATTTAGACCACAGCCGATTGGTCTCTGAACGCACAACTTCGCATTATCAACAAGCGTTTAGAAAACTGTCTATGGATTTGTCGCAAGTCAATTCTCATCAAGAATGGGTAGAGCTTTACAAACAACTCTTGTATTGGGAAATGGAACTTGACCATCTTGATGATTCTTCGATGACAGAAATTTTAGAATCTCAAAAACAAGAAGCCAATTCTGCGTTTTTTAAATTCATCACTAAAAATTACGAATCTTGGTTTGACCGTAATACTGACGAAGCACCAACTCTGTCTCATCAATTGTTTAAAACAAAAGTGGTTCCTGAGCTTAAAGACGAACAACCAATATTGATGGTGGTTGTAGATAATTTGAGATACGACCAATTGAAAGCCATTGAACCTATTATCAACAACCACTTTAAAAAAGAAAAAGAAGACGCTTTTTTTAGCATTTTGCCCTCTGCAACTCAATATGCCAGAAATGCTATTTTTTCAGGTTTGATGCCGTTGGATATGCAAAAACTTTACCCGAATTTGTGGTTAAATGATACCGATGAAGGTGGAAAAAATATGCACGAAGCTGAATTTCTTGACAACCAATTGAAACGTCTCGGTTTGCATATCAGCCATTCTTATCACAAAATCACGTCTTTAGAAAAAGGACGAACATTGGCAGATAATTTTGGACAATACAAAAATCAAGACCTCACTGTGGTTGTTTATAATTTTGTAGATATGCTGTCTCACGCTAAGACAGAAATGCAAGTTGTTAAAGAATTGGCTTCAAATGACAAATCTTATCGCTCTCTAACCACGAGTTGGTTTAAAAATTCGCCTTTATTAGATATCATTATCAAAGCACAACGATTAGGTTTTAAACTGATTTTAACCACAGACCACGGCACGATTAATGTAAAAAATCCAACTAAAATAATCGGTGATAAAAATACCAGCACCAACTTGCGTTATAAAACAGGTAAGAGTTTGACTTATAATGAAAAAGATGTTTATGCGGTTAAAAATCCTTCAAACATTCGCTTGCCGAGTATCAATATGAGCAGTTCGTATGTGTTTGCTAAAGGCGATTATTTTTTGGCTTATCCCAACAACTATAATTACTACGTCAAATATTACAAAAACACCTTTCAACACGGTGGCATTTCTCTCGAAGAAATGATAATTCCTTTTGCTGTATTTTCGCCAAAAGGGTAA
- the tsaE gene encoding tRNA (adenosine(37)-N6)-threonylcarbamoyltransferase complex ATPase subunit type 1 TsaE translates to MTYGLDNLEEVARYILNNSTHKTFLFFGEMGVGKTTLIKALVKHLGSEDNVSSPTYALVNEYLTDDKPIYHFDFYRINSIEEVYDIGFEDYLAQDAHIIIEWLELIKPLWLEKFVKVKLSLVDVDKRKVEMSEVF, encoded by the coding sequence ATGACTTACGGTTTAGACAATCTTGAGGAGGTTGCTCGTTATATTTTAAACAACTCAACGCATAAAACGTTTTTGTTTTTTGGAGAAATGGGCGTTGGCAAAACCACATTGATCAAAGCTTTGGTCAAACATCTCGGCAGTGAGGATAATGTTTCTAGTCCAACCTATGCTTTGGTTAACGAATATCTCACTGATGACAAACCCATTTACCATTTTGATTTTTATCGGATCAATTCTATCGAAGAAGTTTACGATATAGGTTTTGAAGATTATCTCGCTCAAGATGCACATATCATCATCGAGTGGCTAGAACTGATTAAACCTTTATGGCTAGAGAAATTTGTAAAAGTTAAATTGAGCTTGGTTGATGTTGACAAGCGTAAGGTTGAAATGAGTGAGGTTTTTTAA
- a CDS encoding prephenate dehydratase, translated as MTERIAIQGITGSNHHKVVCDFISKQAKTKACMSFNSLVKAVISKEVDYGIMAIENSIAGSILSNYTLISEHNLSISAEYYLDIKHNLVALKGQNLEDIKSVNSHQMAFLQCGKFFNQHSNLKLVEDVDTALPAQIIAEKQIHHTVAIVPDGTAELFGLDILKSHIQDNDFNSTRFVKVERNLKIIPNQSADKASIRFELAHEPGSLFKVLALLQEYNINMTKIQSIPTPLSKWNYAFYVDMIFLPEIDMENLIEKLKSITHHFKLLGIYKQAQK; from the coding sequence ATGACAGAACGCATAGCAATTCAAGGCATTACAGGTTCAAACCATCATAAAGTGGTATGCGATTTTATTTCAAAACAAGCTAAAACCAAAGCTTGTATGAGTTTTAATAGTTTAGTAAAAGCAGTTATTTCAAAAGAGGTTGATTATGGTATTATGGCGATAGAAAACTCTATTGCTGGTAGTATTTTATCAAATTATACTTTAATCAGTGAGCATAATTTGAGTATTTCAGCTGAATATTATTTAGATATCAAACACAATCTCGTCGCGTTAAAAGGTCAAAATTTAGAAGATATTAAATCGGTAAATTCTCATCAAATGGCGTTTTTGCAATGTGGAAAGTTTTTTAATCAACATTCTAATTTAAAATTGGTGGAAGATGTAGATACCGCTTTACCTGCACAAATTATTGCCGAAAAACAAATTCATCATACGGTCGCCATTGTGCCTGACGGGACGGCTGAGTTGTTTGGTTTAGACATTTTGAAATCTCATATCCAAGACAACGACTTCAATTCTACACGTTTTGTAAAAGTTGAAAGAAATCTAAAAATCATCCCAAACCAGTCAGCCGATAAAGCTTCAATCCGTTTTGAATTGGCTCACGAACCGGGAAGTTTGTTTAAAGTTTTGGCTTTGCTACAAGAATACAATATCAATATGACCAAAATCCAATCTATACCGACGCCACTTTCTAAATGGAATTATGCATTTTATGTGGATATGATTTTTTTACCAGAAATTGATATGGAAAATTTAATTGAAAAACTAAAATCAATCACACATCATTTTAAACTCCTCGGAATTTATAAACAAGCACAAAAATGA
- a CDS encoding pyridoxal phosphate-dependent aminotransferase, which yields MIQPAERLAQIKEYYFSKKLKEVKRLIDDGNPIINLGIGSPDINPPESVVESLIKATADEKAHQYQAYAGIPSLREAIKTFYDKTYQVKLSKDNQILPLIGSKEGIMHISMAFLNPGDDVLVPNPGYPTYLAVSGLVQAKTLYYDLKENQNWQPDIERLSKLITPKTKLMWINYPHMPTGAKADDDTINNLIEFTKQNHILLVNDNPYSLILNDKPFSILKHRWPNNHVLELNSLSKTFNLSGWRVGMLCGHQDLIQQVVKVKSNMDSGMFYPIQKGGEKALQLSSKWYQYLNAIYTKRRDLVWQICNQLDLKYNKNNSGLFVWAKIQSQLSAKTLSDILLHDYHIFVTPGDVFGSNGQGYLRFSLCVNQDELKTCLERTKHFKA from the coding sequence ATGATACAACCTGCCGAACGACTTGCTCAAATTAAAGAATATTACTTCTCTAAAAAACTTAAAGAAGTTAAACGCCTTATCGATGATGGTAATCCCATAATTAATTTAGGAATCGGTTCTCCCGATATCAATCCACCTGAATCTGTTGTTGAAAGTTTGATAAAAGCTACAGCAGATGAAAAAGCCCATCAATATCAAGCTTACGCTGGCATTCCTAGTTTACGTGAAGCGATCAAAACCTTTTACGATAAAACTTATCAAGTTAAACTTTCAAAAGATAATCAAATTTTACCGCTTATAGGCAGTAAAGAAGGGATTATGCATATTTCTATGGCGTTTCTTAATCCAGGTGATGACGTCTTAGTGCCAAACCCTGGCTATCCAACTTATCTTGCTGTGTCAGGCTTAGTTCAAGCCAAAACTTTGTATTATGATTTAAAAGAAAATCAAAATTGGCAACCTGATATTGAGCGACTTTCAAAACTCATAACACCAAAAACCAAACTGATGTGGATCAATTATCCGCATATGCCAACAGGAGCTAAAGCTGATGACGACACAATTAACAATCTTATAGAGTTCACAAAACAAAATCATATTCTATTGGTTAATGACAATCCGTATAGCTTGATTCTCAATGATAAACCTTTTAGTATTTTAAAACATCGTTGGCCCAATAATCACGTTTTAGAACTCAATTCGCTGAGCAAAACCTTTAATCTTTCAGGTTGGCGAGTCGGTATGCTTTGTGGTCATCAAGATTTGATACAACAAGTTGTCAAAGTCAAATCGAATATGGATAGCGGTATGTTTTACCCTATTCAAAAAGGTGGTGAAAAGGCACTTCAATTGTCATCAAAATGGTATCAATACCTCAATGCTATTTACACGAAACGACGAGATTTAGTATGGCAAATTTGTAATCAACTTGATTTGAAATACAACAAAAACAACTCAGGACTTTTTGTTTGGGCAAAAATTCAATCTCAACTTTCTGCTAAAACTTTATCGGATATTTTACTTCACGATTATCATATATTTGTAACACCTGGTGACGTGTTTGGTTCTAATGGTCAAGGTTATTTAAGGTTTTCACTTTGCGTCAATCAAGATGAATTAAAGACGTGCTTAGAGCGAACAAAACACTTCAAGGCATGA